Proteins found in one Larimichthys crocea isolate SSNF chromosome I, L_crocea_2.0, whole genome shotgun sequence genomic segment:
- the esyt3 gene encoding extended synaptotagmin-3, giving the protein MASAGQMYPSGPAQGAGLGELGSTEKLDSSAVNRILMEFLIYFGRAVFVFYPVYMTGYMGLSISWVLLCMVMVTWYKKNRQRKDVRIGTAIELVDNETQVVNKELQSALQMASWVQFPDVEKVHWVNKVLEQAWPFFGMYMEKLLKDNIQAVVRQSNSALRTFTFTKIHFGHKPLRITGMKAYTHEVDQREVVLDLNISYDGDVDIDAVVKEPITAGVKGLSLKGMIRVILEPLIGDAPLVGGITFFFIRRPTLQINWTGMTNLLDSPAFSSLSEETIMDIIASLMVLPNRMCVPLIDQVKVDQMRFPLPRGVVRVHLLEARDLVAKDTYMMGLVKGKSDPYATIRVGNRHFKSKTIKENLHPKWNEVYEFVVHEAPGQELEVELFDEDTDKDDFIGKYNLDLGEVKREKEMDQWFPLEGVQSGEVHFKLQWFSLMSDPNLPTEQADGLACAMLAVYLDNASNLPKDHSEIEQQKHGKHSKEARLTRRSACPNSYVELTIDKEVQKSKVAYASKDPVWEEGFTFFVHDIKTQQLSLQVKQQEKKTQLGMLNLPLSRLLSASNMTLDQRFLLERSGANSQIKLKATLRILTLEKPPPKIVLNPPPQAKQGPQTTEGGTAPESTSPVATSSSPALSSNTTPAAQATYAPQPADFQNGFNEGYSTHRRGSFLASETWGPSSAKNMRRFDSHSLLSENSIASSRFDLTDGASYPEVIRNHQGSFGEIHLTVRYATLRNKLIVLVDACRNLFRCAENGTDSYVRLYLLPDQTWRHRKKTHVKKRTINPVFNEKFEFDVSLEEVKNRKLDVSVKNNKMFYTRERKDIGMVMIDFSQLDIAKGITQWFELTLPGLKKFS; this is encoded by the exons ATGGCATCCGCCGGACAGATGTATCCGAGCGGCCCGGCGCAGGGAGCGGGGCTCGGGGAACTCGGCAGCACGGAGAAGCTGGACTCCTCCGCTGTCAATCGCATACTGATGGAGTTTCTGATTTACTTTGGCAGAGCCGTGTTTGTCTTCTATCCCGTGTATATGACGGGATACATGGGTCTCAGTATCAGCTGGGTGCTGCTGTGCATGGTGATGGTCACTTGGTATAAAAAGAACCGTCAGCGGAAAGACGTCCGGATCGGAACCGCCATCGAACTTGTGGATAATGAAACACAAGTTGTCAACAAGGAGCTGCAGAGTGCCTTACAAATGGCATCGTGG gtccaattTCCAGATGTTGAGAAAGTTCATTGGGTTAACAAG GTGTTGGAACAGGCCTGGCCGTTCTTTGGGATGTACATGGAGAAACTCCTTAAAGACAACATCCAGGCGGTCGTCAGACAATCCAACTCTGCGCTCCGAACGTTCACTTTTACCAAAATCCACTTTGGACACAAA CCTCTCAGGATTACTGGAATGAAGGCGTACACACATGAAGTTGACCAGAGGGAGGTGGTCCTGGACTTGAATATAAG TTATGACGGCGATGTGGACATTGACGCTGTTGTGAaggagccaatcacagctggTGTCAAAGGACTTTCA CTCAAGGGGATGATAAGGGTCATTTTAGAGCCGCTTATTGGTGATGCACCACTGGTGGGAGGAATCACCTTCTTTTTCATTCGCCGCCCT acCCTACAGATCAACTGGACTGGCATGACTAACCTTTTGGACAGTCCTGCCTTCAG TTCGTTGTCTGAAGAGACCATCATGGACATCATCGCCTCTCTCATGGTGTTGCCCAACCGCATGTGTGTGCCCCTCATAGATCAGGTCAAAGTGGACCAGATGAGGTTCCCACTACCTCGT GGTGTGGTGAGGGTCCACTTACTGGAGGCCAGAGACTTGGTAGCTAAGGACACATACATGATGGGATTAGTGAAAGGCAAATCAGACCCCTACGCAACGATCCGAGTCGGCAACCGACATTTCAAGAGCAAGACCATCAAAGAGAATTTGCACCCCAAGTGGAATGAAGTGTATGAG tttgttgtcCATGAAGCCCCCGGGCAAGAGTTGGAGGTTGAGCTATTTGATGAGGACACAGATAAAGATGACTTCATTGGAAA GTATAACCTTGATTTGGGAGAAGTGAAGCGGGAGAAAGAAATGGATCAG TGGTTTCCTCTCGAAGGGGTCCAGAGTGGAGAAGTTCACTTCAAGCTCCAGTGGTTTTCTCTTATGTCTGACCCCAACCTGCCGACAGAG CAGGCAGACGGCCTTGCTTGTGCTATGCTTGCAGTTTATCTGGACAATGCATCGAACCTACCA AAAGACCACAGTGAGATCGAACAACAGAAACATGGGAAGCACTCGAAGGAAGCTCGG ctCACAAGGAGATCTGCCTGCCCGAATTCTTATGTGGAGTTAACCATTGATAAAGAAGTTCAGAAAAGCAAG GTTGCGTATGCATCTAAAGACCCGGTGTGGGAGGAGGGCTTCACCTTCTTTGTGcatgatataaaaacacagcagctcagtctTCAG GTCAAACAGCAAGAGAAGAAGACTCAGCTCGGCATGCTCAACTTGCCCCTGAGTCGCCTTCTCAGTGCCTCCAACATGACTCTAGACCAGCGCTTCTTGCTGGAGCGCTCCGGAGCAAACAGCCAAATCAAGCTGAAAGCCACTCTCAGG ATTCTTACTCTGGAAAAGCCACCACCTAAGATTGTCCTCAATCCACCTCCACAAGCCAAACAGGGACCACAGACCACAGAAGGAGGTACCGCACCTGAATCCACTTCTCCCGTCGCTACATCCTCCTCTCCAGCGCTTTCCTCCAACACCACCCCTGCTGCCCAAGCCACTTATGCGCCCCAGCCGGCTGATTTCCAGAATGGCTTTAATGAAGGCTATTCAACTCACCGCCGTGGCTCCTTCCTGGCTTCTGAAACCTGGGGTCCATCTTCTGCCAAAAACATGCGTCGGTTTGACTCCCACAGCCTGCTGTCGGAAAACTCCATCGCGTCGTCGCGTTTTGACCTGACAGACGGAGCCTCGTATCCAGA GGTCATCAGGAATCATCAGGGTTCATTTGGGGAGATCCACCTGACTGTACGCTATGCCACACTGAGGAACAAGCTCATCGTCCTGGTTGATGCCTGCAG GAACTTATTCCGCTGCGCTGAGAATGGCACAGACTCTTATGTCCGCCTGTATTTGCTTCCTGACCAGACCTGGAGACACCGTAAGAAGACACATGTCAAGAAGAGGACAATCAATCCTGTCTTCAATGAGAA gTTTGAATTTGACGTATCACTCGAAGAAgtaaaaaacaggaagttgGATGTTTCAGTGAAAAATAACAAGATGTTCTACACACGGGAGAGAAAGGACATTGGCATG GTGATGATTGATTTTTCACAGTTGGATATAGCCAAAGGCATCACACAGTG GTTTGAGCTGACATTACCAGGGCTGAAGAAATTCAGCTAG